In Oncorhynchus tshawytscha isolate Ot180627B linkage group LG28, Otsh_v2.0, whole genome shotgun sequence, a genomic segment contains:
- the LOC112226810 gene encoding DNA replication licensing factor mcm4 codes for MSSPTSTPGRRKRNRDDIPATPKSTAKAGSDGQVSPPSQRRRGQDSSNGDLPAMPTSPATDIASPAVHDTSLFSSPRRSVLPSEVDMSSPLMYGTPSSRVEGTPRSGVGGTPARQRPDLGSIRKAPQVDLHSEPPSADGAVASEQALGQKLVIWGTDVNVGTCKEKFQRFLQRFIDPTSNEDENAGLDLNEPLYMQKLEEISVVGEPVLNVNCSHVQSFDADLYRQLISYPQEVIPTFDMAVNELFFERFPDSILEHQIQVRPYNALKTRNMRSLNPEDIDQMITISGMVIRTSQLIPEMQEAFFQCQVCAFSTRVEVDRGRIAEPAVCRNCNTTHSLALIHNRSAFSDKQMIKVQESPDDMPAGQTPHTTIVYAHNDLVDKVQPGDRINITGIYRAVPMRENPRQSNVKSVYKTHIDVIHFRKTDEKRLHGLDEDSDQKLFTEERVQILKELASKPDVYDRLSSALAPSIYEHEDIKKGILLQLFGGTRKDFSQTGRGNFRAEVNILLCGDPGTSKSQLLQYVFNLVPRGQYTSGKGSSAVGLTAYVMKDPETKQLVLQTGALVLSDNGICCIDEFDKMSDSTRSVLHEVMEQQTLSIAKAGIICQLNARTSVLAAANPVESQWNPKKTTIENIQLPHTLLSRFDLIFLMLDPQDEAYDRRLAHHLVALYYQSEEQIEEEFLDMAVLKDYIAYARTYINPRLNEEASQALIEAYVDMRKIGSGRGMVSAYPRQLESLIRLAEAHAKVRFSDKVETIDVEEAKRLQREALKQSATDPRTGFVDISILTTGMSATARKRKEEVAQALKKMIQSKGKTPAMKYQQLFDDLRGQSEAAITKDMFEEALRALADEDYLTVTGKTVRLL; via the exons ATGTCTTCACCAACATCAACTCCCGGTAGACGCAAGCGCAACAGGGATGACATTCCAGCCACTCCTAAGTCGACAGCAAAAG ctGGCAGTGATGGCCAGGTCTCCCCTCCTTCCCAGCGGCGGAGAGGTCAGGACTCCTCCAACGGGGATCTGCCGGCCATGCCCACGTCTCCAGCCACAGACATTGCCAGCCCTGCTGTCCATGACACCTCTCTGTTCTCCAGCCCGCGCCGCTCAG TTCTCCCAAGTGAGGTGGACATGAGCTCTCCTCTGATGTACGGGACTCCGAGCTCCAGGGTGGAGGGCACCCCCCGTAGTGGTGTGGGTGGCACCCCAGCCAGACAGCGCCCTGACCTGGGCTCCATCAGGAAGGCCCCCCAGGTGGACCTTCACTCTGAGCCG CCAAGTGCAGATGGTGCAGTAGCCAGTGAGCAAGCACTGGGTCAGAAGCTTGTTATCTGGGGCACTGATGTCAACGTGGGAACGTGCAAGGAGAAGTTCCAG AGATTCCTGCAGAGGTTCATTGACCCGACTTCCAACGAGGATGAGAATGCTGGTTTGGACCTGAATGAGCCTCTCTACATGCAGAAGCTGGAGGAG ATCAGTGTGGTTGGTGAGCCTGTGCTGAACGTCAACTGCAGCCATGTGCAGTCCTTTGACGCGGACCTGTACAGGCAGCTCATCTCCTACCCCCAG GAAGTCATCCCCACGTTTGACATGGCTGTCAATGAGCTGTTCTTTGAGCGTTTCCCAGACTCCATCTTGGAGCACCAGATCCAGGTGCGGCCGTACAACGCCCTGAAGACCAGGAACATGAGGAGCCTGAACCCTGAAG aCATTGACCAAATGATCACCATCAGCGGTATGGTGATCAGGACCTCCCAGCTGATCCCAGAGATGCAGGAGGCCTTCTTCCAGTGCCAGGTTTGTGCTTTTTCTACCCGCGTGGAGGTGGACCGCGGCCGCATCGCAGAGCCTGCCGTGTGCCGCAACTGCAACACCACCCACAGTCTGGCCCTCATCCACAACCGCTCAGCCTTCTCCGACAAACAGATG ATCAAAGTGCAGGAGTCTCCTGATGACATGCCTGCTGGGCAGACCCCTCACACCACCATAGTGTACGCTCACAACGACCTGGTCGACAAAGTACAGCCAGGAGACCGCATCAACATCACTG GTATCTACAGAGCGGTTCCTATGCGTGAGAACCCTCGCCAGAGCAACGTGAAGTCTGTGTATAAGACCCACATCGATGTCATCCACTTCCGCAAGACTGATGAGAAGCGCCTTCACGGGCTGGATGAGGATTCAGACCAGAAGCTTTTCACTGAAGAGCGCGTCCAGATACTGAAGGAGCTGGCCTCCAAACCAGATGTATACGATCGTCTCTCCTCCGCCCTGGCCCCCAGCATCTATGAACACGAGGACATCAAAAAG GGTATTCTTCTCCAGCTGTTTGGGGGCACCCGTAAAGACTTCAGCCAGACAGGCCGCGGTAACTTCCGTGCCGAGGTAAACATCCTGCTCTGTGGAGACCCCGGCACCTCCAAGTCCCAGCTGCTGCAGTACGTGTTCAACCTGGTGCCCCGCGGTCAGTACACGTCTGGGAAGGGCTCCAGCGCCGTGGGCCTCACAGCCTACGTGATGAAGGACCCAGAGACCAAGCAGCTAGTGCTGCAGACGGGGGCCCTGGTGCTCAGTGATAACGGGATATGTTGTATTGATGAGTTTGACAAGATGAGCGACAGCACGCGCTCTGTGCTGCATGAGGTCATGGAGCAGCAGACTCTCTCCATCGCCAAG GCGGGAATCATTTGCCAGCTCAATGCACGCACCTCCGTCCTGGCAGCAGCCAATCCCGTGGAGTCTCAGTGGAACCCCAAGAAGACTACCATTGAGAACATCCAGCTCCCTCACACACTGCTCTCAAG atttgatctgatcttcctgATGCTGGATCCTCAAGACGAGGCATACGACCGTCGCCTGGCTCACCACCTGGTGGCGCTCTACTACCAGAGCGAGGAGCAGATCGAGGAAGAGTTCCTGGACATGGCTGTGCTGAAGGACTACATTGCATACGCTCGCACTTACATCAACCCCAGACTGAACGAAGAAGCCAGCCAGGCACTCATTGAG GCCTACGTGGACATGAGGAAGATAGGCAGCGGGCGGGGGATGGTGTCTGCCTACCCCAGGCAGCTGGAGTCTCTGATCCGCCTGGCTGAGGCCCATGCCAAGGTGCGCTTCTCTGACAAGGTGGAGACCAttgacgtggaggaggccaagaGACTGCAACGCGAAGCCCTCAAGCAGTCCGCTACAGACCCCAGGACTGGCTTTGTCGACATCTCCATCCTCACAACCG GAATGAGTGCCACGGCCCGTAAGCGTAAGGAGGAAGTGGCCCAGGCCTTGAAGAAAATGATCCAGTCCAAGGGAAAGACCCCTGCCATGAAGTACCAGCAGCTGTTTGATGACCTCCGAGGACAGTCTGAAGCT GCAATAACAAAGGACATGTTTGAAGAGGCTCTGCGCGCCCTGGCAGATGAAGACTATCTGACTGTCACTGGAAAGACTGTTCGCCTGCTGTAA
- the LOC112226813 gene encoding CCAAT/enhancer-binding protein delta: MCDIYSLDSQCVSPQCNMSWAMEPTNFYDNKLSSGLQGVCKPGRSDHGTGEDTTMAELNTAPAMYDDESAIDFSSYIESMTAVPHLELCNDELFLDLFNTVKQEKTDFYMPSSTTSSSNMQQLSNCSTNAYAVGSQKEFERKLKGGFDNKGVFSAPIKQESDWSDNDMSSSLPSQIKNCAQTSVSLPMGQPTPPSTPEPLSSQSAHSSPRKVGKEKGKKNFDRYSQEYRQRRERNNVAVRKSRDKAKQRNVEMQQKMLELGSENDRLHKTIDQLTSELTGLRDFFKQLPNHSSSFLGTTGGARR, encoded by the coding sequence ATGTGTGATATATACAGCCTGGATTCTCAGTGCGTGTCTCCACAATGCAACATGAGTTGGGCGATGGAGCCTACAAACTTCTACGACAATAAGCTGAGCAGCGGTCTTCAGGGGGTCTGCAAACCCGGGAGAAGTGATCATGGCACAGGCGAGGACACAACCATGGCCGAGCTGAACACAGCCCCTGCAATGTACGACGACGAGAGTGCCATCGACTTCAGCTCCTACATAGAGTCGATGACAGCAGTACCACACCTGGAACTCTGCAACGATGAACTTTTCCTTGACTTATTCAACACTGTGAAGCAAGAGAAGACAGACTTCTACATGCCAAGCTCGACTACGTCGTCCAGCAATATGCAGCAGCTGTCAAACTGTTCAACCAACGCATACGCAGTTGGAAGCCAAAAAGAGTTCGAGAGGAAGCTCAAGGGTGGATTTGACAACAAGGGGGTCTTCAGTGCACCGATTAAACAGGAATCGGACTGGAGCGACAATGACATGTCCTCGTCGTTACCTTCCCAGATCAAAAACTGCGCGCAGACCTCCGTGAGCCTTCCCATGGGACAACCAACTCCACCATCAACCCCAGAGCCCCTCTCAAGCCAATCAGCCCACTCCTCTCCTCGGAAGGTCGGCAAGGAGAAAGGGAAGAAGAATTTTGACAGGTACAGCCAAGAGTACCGCCAGAGACGTGAGAGGAATAACGTTGCAGTGAGGAAAAGTAGGGACAAAGCAAAGCAACGCAACGTGGAAATGCAGCAAAAAATGCTTGAACTGGGTTCAGAGAATGACAGATTACACAAAACTATCGATCAACTAACCAGTGAGCTCACTGGCCTGAGAGATTTCTTCAAGCAGCTTCCCAATCACAGCTCCTCGTTTTTGGGGACCACGGGTGGGGCCAGGCGGTGA